GCGGGCAGGGCGAGCGGCGAGGTCGCGGGCGGGAGCTTTTTCCACTCACCACTTCCCACTGCCCACTTCCGGGCGCAGCCCCCCTCACGCCCCCTCCTCCGCCAGAAGCTGCGCGCGCTGGCGCCTGAGCCCCGGGGTGGGTTCGGCAAACACGTGGTCCACGATCTCGGCGGGAGTGGGCTCGGGGAAGGCGTCGGCCACCGCGAGGGCCGCCTCGAACTCCGCCTCAATCTCACGGGTGAGCGCCGCGTCCGCCTCTTCCGTCAGGTGCCCCTCGGCGAGCAGGTGGGCACGCAGGCGGGTCACCGGGTCCTTGGCGTCCCAGCCCTCGTTGTCAGCGTCGGTCCGGTAGCGGCTGGGATCGTCGGCCAGGGTGTGGGGCTTGATGCGGTAGGTCACGGTCTCGATGAGCGTCGGCCCCTCGCCGTTCCGGGCCCGGCGCACGGCCTCGCTCGTGACGTGGTAGGTCGCCAGCACGTCGTTGCCGTCCACCCGCACGCCGGGGATGCCGTAGCCGTCCGCCCGCCGGGAGAGGTTCGTCGCCCGCGTCTGGGTGCGGGTGGGCACACTGATCGCCCAGCCGTTGTTCTGGAGGATGAACACGCAGGGGGCGTCCAGCGCGCCCGCGAAGTTCAGCGCCTCGTGGAAGTCGCCCTCACTGCTGCCCCCGTCGCCGATGTAGGCCATCGCCACGTTCGCTGTCCCCCGTCGCCGCTCGGCCAGGGCCGCCCCGACCGCGTGCGGGTACTGGGTGGCGATGGGGATGTAGAAGGGCAGGATCTTGAGGTCCTGCGGCATCGCCCAGCCGTGCGGGCTGGTGCGCCAGTACGCCAGGGTCTGCGGGATGGGCAGGCCGTAGGTCAGCGCGGCGCCCGTGTCGCGGTAGGTGGGAAACAGCCAGTCGTCGTGGGTCAGCGCGGCGGCGGTGCCGACCTGGCTGGCCTCCATCCCGCCGTAGGGGGGAAACACACCCATGCGGCCGGTGCGGTACAGCACCCACGCCCGCTCGTCGAAGTGGCGGACGCGGCGCATCTGGCGGTACAGGTGCAGCCGGGTGGGCACGTCGGGAAGGGCCCCGGGCCGGGTCACGCTGCCGTCGGGCGCGAGGGTCTGGACCAGGTCGCCCTGCGCGTCCTCGTAGGCGGCGGCCCCGGCGGTCAGGGGGTCAGGTGGGGTGGTCTGGGGCTGGGACATTCGGGGAGCCTCCACAGTCGTGGGAAAGAGGGCAGCGCGGGGCAGGCAAAGGGGCGGAGGTCGCGCGTAAAGAGAACCTCGCTGGCCTCCGTTCCGGCCTCCACTATGGGGCGCGGCGCTGGTTGAGCAGCCGGGCTGGCCCGGTCCCGCGGGGGGGAACCGGAGCAGGGGAGACGCGGGGGGGCATCGGCATAGGGGGTGCGGGGAGGGTAGCCCGGCCAGACGGTCGGCGGCCACCCGAAAGGGAGGATGGACCCAGGGTAGCAGGCCCGGCGCGGCTTTGCGCCCACGCGCGGTCCGGGGGGCGGGTACACTGCCTGCCATGAGACGCGCTCTGCTCACGCTCACGGCCCTGACGACCCTTTCCGGCACGGCGGGCGCCGACCATCAGCAGGGCAACCTCCGCACCCTCACCGCCGCCGACCTGTGCCCGCCCATCTCGTACGTGTATGTGGACGACGAGGAGCAGGAGGACCTGGCCGTCGAGGTCGACGAGCAGCTCGCCCGCTACGCCACCCTCTACGCCATTCCCTACGGCGATCCCAAGACCTGCACCGTGGCCCAGGTGTTCACCATCGACGCCTTCGAGGGCCGCGACGGGCGTTACCTGTACGCCGTGGACCTGGACATCGAACTGGTGAAAGACGCCCAGGTGACCCTCGGCACGCGCCGCCTGACCGCCAGCCACCTGCAACTGTGGTCCACCTCCGGCTACGGCAGCGTGCCCGACGCCGACGCCCTGGCCGAGATGGCGACCACCAGCGCCCGCGACTACTACGAGGAATTCGCCCTCGACTGGAAGGCGACGCACCCGAAGTAGCCGCATGCGGGAGTTAGGGCATCTGACGAAAGAAGAGTTGTTCCCCTGAGCGAAGGGTCCCTTCCCATGCGGCGGGGATGCTCCGCTCAGCATGACTGTTCTTACGCCAGACGATCTGAAGTTTCTCCCCCTCGCCGTGTAGGGCGACTTGGACGAGCTTCAGGGCGAACTTGAACTGCCCTGATCTGTCTCCAGCCTGTCCCAGAACGCCTGCAAGTCGGGTGCCAGCGGCGCCTCCGCGGCGAACTGGGTTCCGGCCCAGGGAAAGGCGATGCGGGCGGCGTGGAGCGCCTGCCGGGGGAGGAGCAGGCGTGCGGTCAGCTCCGGCGTCTGCCCCGTCTCCATGAAGTCCAGAAAGGCCTGGGGGTCGCGCCCGTAGATCTTGTCGCCCACCATCGGCAGGCCCAGGTGGGCGAGGTGGGCGCGAATCTGGTGCAGCCGCCCCGAGCGCGGGTAGGCCTCGATCAGGGTAAAGCCTGCCCGGCGCTCCACCACCCGGAAATCCGTCACGGCGGGCCGCCCGTTCGGCACGACCGCCTGCCGGATCACGACCCTGTTCGCCCCGCCCAGCCCCAGGTCCCCCAGCGGGGCGTCGAGCGTCAGCTGCTCCCACCCCGGCGAGCCGTGGACGAGGGCGAGGTACGTCTTGCCGACCAGATGTTCCTTGAACAGGGTGAAAAACCGCCGGGCGGCGTCGGGGTCGCGGCTGAGCAGTTGCGTCCCGCTCGTCTCGCGGTCGAGGCGGTGGGGCGGCGCGAGGTCCCGCTCGCCCGTCTCGGCCCGCATGAAGGTCAGCACGTCGGGCACGTCCACCCGTGCCCGCACCGGATGGGTCAGCCACAGCGCGGGCTTGCCCACCACGTAGAAGTCGGGATGCTCGACCAGCACGCGCGGCTTCTCGGTGGGGGGCGGGAGGGGCGCGCGGGCCGTCATACTTCCCAGATCGAGCGGTAGGGCCGGTTCCGCAGCCGCTCGGCAAGGTCCACCCCGCGCTCCACTGTCCGCGTCAGCCGCTCGGCCAGCCACTCGCCCGGCACCCCATCCGCCGCCCACTCCGCCGAGGTCGCGTACACGAAGTGGGGGCTCACCACGCAGCGAAAATCCGTCATCAGCCCGAAGGCGAAGGCCCCGTGACTCAGGTAGCCGTGCGCCAGCCCGCCCGAGACGAGGAAGGTGACCGGCTTGTCGAACCACGCGCCGTGCAGGCCGCGCTCGGGGTCGGTGCTGCCCGTCAGCTCGACCAGATTCTTCGCCCCCGCCCCCAGGCCCCAGTTGTAGACGGGCCCCGCGAGAAAGACGCCGTCCGCCTCCCGAATGGCCGCGTGGTACAGCTCGGCGCTCGGATGCGTGTAGCAGGTGTCATTGTCAAAGGGGGGCAGCGGCGTGTCCCGCAGGTCGAGCAGCGTCACCTCATGCCCGGCTGCCCGGAGTTGCGCCGCCGCCAGCCCCGCCATCCAGCGGCTGCGGCTGACGGGATCGAGGCTGGTCGAGAGGACCGTGAGCTTCACGGGGGGCAGGGTAGCAGGGAGAACCCCGCCTTCCTACAGCCCACACCCCACATCTCACAACCTCCCCTAAGCCAACCG
This genomic interval from Deinococcus aerius contains the following:
- a CDS encoding RluA family pseudouridine synthase; protein product: MTARAPLPPPTEKPRVLVEHPDFYVVGKPALWLTHPVRARVDVPDVLTFMRAETGERDLAPPHRLDRETSGTQLLSRDPDAARRFFTLFKEHLVGKTYLALVHGSPGWEQLTLDAPLGDLGLGGANRVVIRQAVVPNGRPAVTDFRVVERRAGFTLIEAYPRSGRLHQIRAHLAHLGLPMVGDKIYGRDPQAFLDFMETGQTPELTARLLLPRQALHAARIAFPWAGTQFAAEAPLAPDLQAFWDRLETDQGSSSSP
- a CDS encoding NADPH-dependent FMN reductase, encoding MKLTVLSTSLDPVSRSRWMAGLAAAQLRAAGHEVTLLDLRDTPLPPFDNDTCYTHPSAELYHAAIREADGVFLAGPVYNWGLGAGAKNLVELTGSTDPERGLHGAWFDKPVTFLVSGGLAHGYLSHGAFAFGLMTDFRCVVSPHFVYATSAEWAADGVPGEWLAERLTRTVERGVDLAERLRNRPYRSIWEV
- the pdhA gene encoding pyruvate dehydrogenase (acetyl-transferring) E1 component subunit alpha, whose product is MSQPQTTPPDPLTAGAAAYEDAQGDLVQTLAPDGSVTRPGALPDVPTRLHLYRQMRRVRHFDERAWVLYRTGRMGVFPPYGGMEASQVGTAAALTHDDWLFPTYRDTGAALTYGLPIPQTLAYWRTSPHGWAMPQDLKILPFYIPIATQYPHAVGAALAERRRGTANVAMAYIGDGGSSEGDFHEALNFAGALDAPCVFILQNNGWAISVPTRTQTRATNLSRRADGYGIPGVRVDGNDVLATYHVTSEAVRRARNGEGPTLIETVTYRIKPHTLADDPSRYRTDADNEGWDAKDPVTRLRAHLLAEGHLTEEADAALTREIEAEFEAALAVADAFPEPTPAEIVDHVFAEPTPGLRRQRAQLLAEEGA